A part of Capsicum annuum cultivar UCD-10X-F1 chromosome 6, UCD10Xv1.1, whole genome shotgun sequence genomic DNA contains:
- the LOC107872771 gene encoding N-terminal acetyltransferase B complex catalytic subunit NAA20: MRRVAIIHYLIIIREVVERERRKAKKRERERKGMTTIRRFSCNDLLRFASVNLDHLTETFNMSFYMTYMARWPDYFHVAEAPGSHIMGYIMGKVEGQGESWHGHVTAVTVAPEYRRQQLAKKLMNLLEDVSDKIDKAYFVDLFVRASNTPAIKMYEKLGYVIYRRVLRYYSGEEDGLDMRKALSRDVEKKSIIPLKRPVTPDELEYD, translated from the exons ATGCGAAGGGTGGCCATCATTCATTATCTGATTATTATCAGGGAAGttgtagagagagaaagaagaaaagcgaagaagagagagagagagagaaaggggaTGACGACGATTCGTAGATTCAGCTGCAATGACCTTCTCCGTTTCGCTTCTGTCAATCTAGATCATCTTACTGAAACT TTCAACATGTCATTTTATATGACTTACATGGCAAGGTGGCCGGACTATTTCCACGTTGCAGAAGCTCCTGGCAGCCACATCATGGGATATA TTATGGGAAAAGTAGAAGGTCAAGGTGAATCTTGGCATGGTCACGTCACTGCAGTAACTGTGGCTCCTGAATACCGGAGGCAGCAATTAGCCAAGAAATTGATGAACCTGCTGGAAGATGTCAGTGATAAGAT TGATAAGGCTTACTTTGTGGACCTGTTTGTGAGAGCATCAAATACACCAGCCATAAAAATGTACGAGAAG CTTGGTTATGTGATATATAGGCGAGTTTTACGCTATTACTCAGGGGAGGAAGATGGTTTAG ATATGCGGAAGGCGTTATCGCGAGATGTAGAAAAGAAGTCTATAATCCCTCTTAAACGGCCAGTGACTCCAGACGAACTGGAGTATGACTGA